Proteins encoded together in one Salarchaeum sp. JOR-1 window:
- a CDS encoding ubiquinol-cytochrome c reductase iron-sulfur subunit, with translation MSTNDDTTTDAEQEPEPGGEPEQPPERDTLVETRRNAAKLFAGIAGAAAIGSFAVNGLVGVDSAAVKDTSTLTYKTMYVSGTHLVDGEGNRIGLDAIPAGSGNTMTVFPEAEGGGALRAAGQTATLLVRFEQGQYSEPTLLDGTVEGYAAYSKVCTHAGCQVSQRDGQDLLCPCHQSVFDPLNGCEVVGGPAPRPLPQLPIGVTEEGDLLMATGNFEAPIGAGGGE, from the coding sequence ATGTCTACGAACGACGACACCACGACGGATGCGGAACAGGAGCCGGAGCCAGGGGGAGAGCCCGAGCAGCCTCCCGAGCGAGATACGCTCGTCGAGACGCGTCGGAACGCGGCGAAACTCTTCGCGGGTATCGCTGGGGCGGCTGCTATCGGGTCGTTCGCGGTGAACGGCCTCGTGGGCGTTGACTCCGCGGCCGTGAAGGACACGTCGACGCTGACGTACAAGACGATGTACGTGAGCGGCACCCACCTCGTCGACGGGGAGGGGAACCGTATCGGCCTGGATGCGATTCCGGCCGGGAGCGGGAACACGATGACCGTCTTCCCGGAGGCGGAGGGCGGCGGCGCGCTCAGGGCGGCGGGACAGACCGCGACGCTGCTCGTCCGATTCGAGCAGGGGCAGTATTCTGAGCCGACACTTCTCGATGGAACCGTCGAGGGGTACGCGGCGTACTCGAAGGTGTGCACGCACGCGGGCTGCCAGGTCAGTCAGCGTGACGGCCAAGACCTCCTGTGTCCGTGCCATCAGAGCGTCTTCGACCCCTTGAACGGCTGTGAGGTCGTCGGTGGGCCGGCACCGCGCCCGCTCCCCCAGCTCCCAATCGGCGTGACGGAGGAGGGCGACCTCCTGATGGCGACCGGAAACTTCGAGGCGCCCATCGGGGCGGGAGGCGGAGAGTGA